The Rhodococcus triatomae genome includes a window with the following:
- a CDS encoding VOC family protein — translation MGEFTAFDERYIEILAVADEVAFRRSHYAPGLGLLRPSIDARAVTARSPSRWTCPTRRLTPLGYQVRELDVELEEFGVSFTEIFVLDGPGRLPFFITYTPTREENLAGYRRARSTRANVGLTSARFDTDLFAGVEQAHSDYPRQCRDQLWSMSSNSEMSVV, via the coding sequence ATGGGAGAATTCACCGCATTCGATGAGCGGTACATCGAGATCCTTGCCGTCGCAGACGAAGTCGCGTTTCGACGATCGCATTACGCGCCGGGGCTAGGACTCCTGCGACCCTCGATCGACGCACGAGCGGTTACGGCGCGTTCACCTTCGCGGTGGACGTGCCCGACGCGCAGGCTCACGCCACTCGGCTACCAGGTGCGTGAGCTCGACGTCGAGCTGGAAGAGTTCGGCGTCTCCTTCACCGAGATCTTCGTGCTCGACGGCCCGGGGCGGCTCCCGTTCTTCATCACCTACACGCCGACGCGCGAGGAGAATCTGGCGGGATACCGGAGGGCGCGTTCGACCCGGGCAAACGTGGGTCTGACATCCGCCAGGTTCGACACAGACTTGTTCGCCGGTGTCGAACAAGCACACTCGGACTATCCCCGCCAATGCCGTGATCAACTCTGGTCAATGTCGAGTAATTCCGAAATGTCTGTTGTCTAA
- a CDS encoding GNAT family N-acetyltransferase, with the protein MSYSFRIRPATSRDAAVAAQTLGRAFADYPFTRHTVDARDHQDRVLALQRLFLAEIGLRCGKVWVSDDVAAVAVWTTPLSTGLDAAFGEIAEQVTDLYGDRADVAARADEATAHLRPTDPVWYLATVGVAPTSQGRGLGRAVLEPELAAAEDHGRAAYLETSSPANVAFYERLGFEVTGSVSLPDDGPKVWAMVRRPRTAAGRVS; encoded by the coding sequence GTGAGTTACAGCTTTCGGATTCGGCCGGCGACGTCGAGAGACGCCGCCGTTGCCGCGCAGACCCTCGGTCGCGCCTTCGCCGACTACCCGTTCACCCGGCACACCGTCGACGCGCGTGACCACCAGGACCGTGTGCTGGCGTTGCAGCGGTTGTTCCTGGCGGAGATCGGATTGAGATGCGGAAAAGTCTGGGTGTCCGATGATGTGGCAGCGGTGGCGGTATGGACGACGCCGTTGTCGACAGGTCTGGACGCAGCTTTCGGAGAGATTGCCGAGCAGGTCACCGACCTGTACGGAGATCGAGCCGACGTCGCTGCGAGGGCTGACGAGGCGACCGCCCATCTGCGGCCGACGGACCCCGTCTGGTATCTGGCGACGGTAGGTGTCGCGCCCACCTCGCAGGGACGGGGTCTGGGTCGGGCAGTGCTCGAACCCGAGCTCGCGGCGGCGGAGGATCACGGCCGCGCGGCGTACCTGGAGACGTCGTCTCCGGCCAATGTCGCCTTCTACGAACGTCTGGGATTCGAGGTCACCGGAAGCGTGTCGCTGCCCGATGACGGGCCGAAGGTCTGGGCGATGGTGCGGCGGCCCCGGACGGCTGCGGGCCGAGTGTCGTAG
- a CDS encoding ABC transporter substrate-binding protein gives MKRAGFGRVLGAIATIGLLVGASACSSDESSEEATTTTAAPAEPRTVEHEYGSTVIPAELDNIVVTDEYAGLNLLAVGIVPDVTFTSFGSQIGAQILGNAGSKVIEVPPMGLPDPEQVLAEDPDLVVLTSYGDDRYYRSMADAIPTLPGPATTVSWQENLDFYGEAFDRADEAAQVTTALEGQLDELKSATQENPRSLSVLESARGIVAVPTPDSASSTILRAAGFTGPELQTAPLPEGSGGRPFTPVSEENLGTQDADIIVVFDEGIYSAEVVERTPGFDSLQGVRDGNLARVNGDLWAANHPFGTFWIIRDLQVLEAEDYAGVAGADDADARWSEFEELIG, from the coding sequence GTGAAGAGAGCAGGATTCGGACGGGTTCTGGGTGCGATCGCCACGATCGGGCTCCTCGTCGGAGCATCGGCGTGCTCGTCGGACGAGAGCTCCGAGGAAGCCACGACGACCACGGCGGCCCCGGCCGAGCCGCGGACGGTGGAGCACGAGTACGGCAGCACCGTGATTCCGGCGGAACTCGACAACATCGTCGTCACCGACGAGTACGCGGGACTGAACCTCCTCGCGGTCGGCATCGTGCCGGACGTGACGTTCACCAGCTTCGGCTCGCAGATCGGAGCCCAGATCCTGGGTAACGCCGGCTCGAAGGTCATCGAGGTGCCGCCGATGGGCCTACCGGACCCGGAGCAGGTGCTCGCCGAGGATCCCGACCTCGTCGTCCTCACCTCCTACGGCGACGACCGCTACTACCGCTCGATGGCCGACGCCATTCCGACCCTCCCCGGCCCGGCCACCACCGTCAGCTGGCAGGAAAACCTCGACTTCTACGGTGAGGCTTTCGACCGCGCCGACGAGGCGGCTCAGGTGACGACCGCGCTCGAGGGCCAACTCGACGAGCTGAAGTCCGCGACGCAGGAGAACCCACGCTCGCTGTCGGTGCTCGAGTCCGCCCGCGGCATCGTCGCCGTCCCCACCCCGGACTCCGCGTCCTCGACGATCCTGCGCGCCGCCGGGTTCACCGGCCCCGAACTCCAGACGGCGCCGCTGCCCGAGGGGTCCGGCGGACGTCCGTTCACGCCGGTCTCGGAGGAGAATCTCGGCACCCAGGATGCCGACATCATCGTCGTGTTCGACGAGGGCATCTACTCGGCGGAGGTCGTGGAGCGCACTCCCGGATTCGACAGTCTCCAGGGTGTCCGCGACGGAAACCTCGCCCGCGTCAACGGTGACCTGTGGGCGGCGAACCATCCGTTCGGCACGTTCTGGATCATCCGCGATCTCCAGGTGCTCGAGGCCGAGGACTACGCAGGCGTAGCCGGCGCGGACGACGCCGACGCCCGGTGGTCCGAATTCGAGGAACTGATCGGCTGA
- a CDS encoding SDR family NAD(P)-dependent oxidoreductase, producing the protein MNRFHDRRVLVTGAASGIGQATALRLLAEGGHVVAADIAEDGLAVTRARAEESGAADRLHTLVIDIGTEDSVIEGVRRAVDTLGGLDVLVNAAGILRASHTHETPLDLWNRIVTVNLTGTFLMVREALPALLATGNGVIVNFGSTSATFAHPYMAAYAASKGGIQSFTHALALEYGKQGLRAVAVAPGSVKSGITDNTGSYLPEDTDWSLFAKLSPILPTDQESGGAPMAGPESVAGVIAMLASGDGAFVTGTEIRIDGGTHA; encoded by the coding sequence ATGAACCGATTCCACGACCGTCGCGTCCTCGTCACCGGTGCTGCCTCCGGCATCGGCCAGGCGACCGCGCTGCGTCTCCTCGCCGAAGGCGGCCACGTCGTCGCCGCCGACATCGCCGAGGACGGTCTGGCCGTCACCCGCGCCCGCGCCGAGGAGTCGGGAGCGGCAGACCGCCTGCACACCCTGGTCATCGACATCGGGACCGAGGACTCCGTCATCGAGGGCGTCCGCCGCGCCGTCGACACCCTCGGAGGGCTGGACGTGCTGGTCAACGCCGCCGGCATCCTGCGGGCCTCGCACACCCACGAGACGCCGCTGGACCTGTGGAACCGGATCGTCACGGTCAACCTCACCGGCACGTTCCTGATGGTCCGGGAGGCGCTTCCGGCCCTGCTGGCCACCGGAAACGGGGTGATCGTGAACTTCGGCTCCACCTCCGCGACATTCGCCCACCCGTACATGGCCGCCTACGCAGCCAGTAAGGGCGGCATCCAGTCCTTCACCCACGCGCTCGCGTTGGAGTACGGCAAGCAGGGTCTGCGCGCGGTCGCGGTCGCGCCGGGAAGCGTCAAGAGCGGCATCACCGACAACACCGGCTCGTATCTACCCGAGGACACCGACTGGTCGCTGTTCGCCAAGCTGTCCCCGATCCTGCCCACCGACCAGGAATCCGGCGGCGCCCCGATGGCCGGACCGGAGAGCGTCGCCGGCGTCATCGCGATGCTGGCCTCCGGCGACGGCGCCTTCGTCACGGGCACCGAGATCCGGATCGACGGCGGCACCCACGCCTGA
- a CDS encoding alpha/beta fold hydrolase, with amino-acid sequence MAHTSATTGSATKARRGRGDSGDTHPYAVQREVEDLAAVVDAAGGRAHLFGASSGGALALEAAAAGLPVERIAALDADDRDEALRLFMRLACSSDEDIATAEAAPIWPELRTLAPTLRYDAACLSDARRATIEVPGHVPEPVLLGPILASFYTR; translated from the coding sequence ATGGCACACACATCGGCTACGACTGGTTCGGCCACGAAGGCCCGGCGCGGACGCGGCGACAGCGGCGACACTCATCCGTACGCGGTGCAACGCGAGGTGGAGGACCTCGCGGCCGTCGTCGACGCGGCCGGTGGGCGAGCACACCTGTTCGGCGCGTCCTCGGGTGGCGCACTCGCCCTCGAGGCGGCCGCCGCCGGACTGCCTGTCGAGCGGATCGCCGCGTTGGACGCCGACGACCGAGACGAGGCGCTGCGCCTGTTCATGCGGCTCGCCTGCTCGTCCGACGAGGACATCGCCACCGCCGAAGCCGCACCGATCTGGCCGGAGCTGCGAACGCTCGCGCCGACCCTTCGCTACGACGCCGCCTGTCTCTCCGACGCACGACGAGCCACGATCGAGGTCCCTGGACACGTCCCCGAACCGGTGCTCCTCGGGCCGATCCTGGCCAGCTTCTATACCCGCTGA
- a CDS encoding dihydrofolate reductase family protein produces MRPLRYSVNVTLDGCCDHRAAVADEELHRRAMENIGQADALLFGRVTYELMEAAWRPSSGRSEEMPEWTRPFAETIDAAKKYVVSSTLERVDWNAELLRGDLETAVRALKQEPGEGLFVGGVRLAFALTELGLIDEYEFVVHPRLAGHGPTLFAGLSEYVDLRLLSRYEFGSGALALRYAPR; encoded by the coding sequence ATGCGGCCTCTTCGATACTCCGTCAACGTCACCCTCGACGGGTGCTGCGATCATCGCGCGGCGGTCGCGGACGAGGAGCTGCATCGTCGGGCGATGGAGAACATCGGTCAGGCCGATGCGCTCCTCTTCGGGCGGGTGACCTACGAGCTGATGGAGGCGGCGTGGCGGCCGTCCTCGGGACGGTCCGAGGAGATGCCCGAGTGGACGAGACCGTTCGCCGAGACGATCGACGCGGCGAAGAAGTACGTCGTGTCGAGCACCCTGGAACGGGTCGACTGGAATGCGGAGCTGCTGCGCGGGGATCTGGAGACAGCTGTCCGCGCACTGAAGCAGGAGCCGGGCGAGGGCCTGTTCGTGGGAGGCGTACGGCTCGCGTTCGCCTTGACGGAGCTGGGCCTGATCGACGAGTACGAGTTCGTGGTGCACCCCAGGTTGGCAGGCCACGGACCGACACTGTTCGCGGGGCTGTCGGAGTATGTCGACCTGAGGCTCCTGAGTCGGTACGAGTTCGGTTCGGGGGCGCTGGCGTTGCGGTACGCGCCTCGCTGA
- a CDS encoding helix-turn-helix domain-containing protein, translating to MPRQNWGQFVRENLQANDMTHIQLASALGISPSCVQAWCSDRRPSCSEPALLVQATARALGVSPFTALSAAGYRSAG from the coding sequence ATGCCTCGACAAAACTGGGGTCAGTTCGTCCGCGAGAATCTGCAGGCGAACGACATGACCCACATCCAACTGGCCAGCGCGCTGGGAATCAGTCCCAGCTGCGTGCAGGCATGGTGTTCCGACCGCCGGCCGAGCTGTTCCGAACCCGCGCTGCTGGTGCAGGCCACCGCGCGCGCCCTGGGCGTGTCGCCCTTCACCGCCCTCTCCGCCGCCGGGTACCGCTCCGCCGGCTGA